From the Schistocerca piceifrons isolate TAMUIC-IGC-003096 chromosome 2, iqSchPice1.1, whole genome shotgun sequence genome, the window CTAGGTCCCAGGAAGAGAGCTACTGGTTTCTGGGTGGCGTAGCGGAGCGATGAGACGTGATGCAGAGTCAGCTATGCTCCAACAGATGGGAATCTGTAGGTGACTGGCGGGAACAGTTCTCCGTTCTTCAGCCAagcgaattaaaaacaaaaattatagtGAGAAATAGAAACAAAATTAGGGACTGCtgtccattttaaattaaaattcaaagacGGACGGTTAAAAAACGAATACATATGCATTTTAAACACACCGCATGAAGGTGACATTCCTCTGAGAAAACGCTGAAGAACTGAACGTTCACTTAAAATGTCAAGGACCTGAACTAGGATGCGAAGTATTGCCGTATGCGAATGTTCCATAGAGTTGAAGGGTGTGGGTAGAAAGATAGGGGTGCCGCTGGAGTCTGCGCTACGGCTTAAATACACCTCGGCGGAGGAGCGTTCGCGGGCTCTCGACGATCACTTGATCCGTGGACGTTAGATAGTCCGTGATAGCAGCGCCACCGTTGATGTTCGCCTGCTGCCTGTGGATGATAGTAGCGATCCCTGATGATGCTCCTTAACGCTGAGTTTGTAAACAGAATGTTTACAATCAGCACCGAACGCAAATACAGGAAGTACTGATGAGATGCATAACTGTTCATCTCCGAAAGAGGAGCGCCTGCGAGACCACTAGGCGGCAATCCGCAAGGCGCTAACGCGGTGCCGGAACAGGATTGGCAGGGGCACAGCCCTACGTACACTCCGGGCTCTGTAGAACATAGAGGCTGTCTTCTCGACAGAGCACATCGCATTTATACTTTTTAAGTTTGCTAGTGTAGAAAATAGTAATTAactgtgaattttttattgttaattATTGATACTTGATACAAGTTTTGAGTGCTTTATGTAGGATGCAGTTATTTTGTAGTGAAGTGCAGCCAGAGTGGTACTGAGACGCCCTGTTGTTGTCGTACCCGCAGATGTCCTGACATCGGAGCGCGGGCCGGCAGGAtgacggcggctgcggcggcggaggACGAGTACTGCCGGCGGGAGCGGCTGGTGCTGCAGCACGCACACCCGCACGCGCCCGTGGCCGTGCCGGCCTTCCTGCaggcgcagccgcagccgccgcagccgccgccgcccccgcaggcCCAGCGCCCGCTGCCGACTGCCACGCCCACCGCCGCCGCCGGCCCAGGCGACCCGTACATGCGGCGCGACCTGGGCTACCACCACCACTACCGGCTGCCACCGCCGTCGCCCGCCGCCTCCGCCGCGGGCTACTGCCACCCCCACGGCCACCCGCACGCTCACCCGCACGGCCACGGACACGGCCACGGCCGGCCCTACTATCCACCGGGGGTGGGCCAGCACCGGTCGCTACCCGCCGCCCCGCCTCCCGCGCTGCGGTACCACCACccgcaccagcaccaccaccaccagcagcatcaCCACCAGCACCACGGGCACCACGCGCTGGCGCAGCCGTCGCCCAGCCACCGCcatcaccagcaccagcaccacggCCGCTGCTGCCCGCCCCCGCAGGCGGCGGCGCCACCCGCCTCGCCCGTGGGC encodes:
- the LOC124775576 gene encoding splicing factor 1-like; this translates as MTAAAAAEDEYCRRERLVLQHAHPHAPVAVPAFLQAQPQPPQPPPPPQAQRPLPTATPTAAAGPGDPYMRRDLGYHHHYRLPPPSPAASAAGYCHPHGHPHAHPHGHGHGHGRPYYPPGVGQHRSLPAAPPPALRYHHPHQHHHHQQHHHQHHGHHALAQPSPSHRHHQHQHHGRCCPPPQAAAPPASPVGSCSSSSGSAGQPQQVAASAPPPPAQFSSSPLPLRGRAPSRSGAGAAPASAGGAVPVPVAVPPPAPAASAPVEYVGASGGRVVSTPTPPPVNLPTPSMPPRCAAALGVGVVEAVTAPPPGPGHDPGPSASVALCCGAARRYDSRPESRQSIVTPSHHPALW